In Rosa chinensis cultivar Old Blush chromosome 1, RchiOBHm-V2, whole genome shotgun sequence, a genomic segment contains:
- the LOC112166121 gene encoding alpha-L-fucosidase 1: protein MSYYFSDWFSMVRELQSSINIFSDADPVVRWVGDEQGFTRSTSWSTINRSSLSIENASIEGYLNTDDPQGTDWLPPECDVSIRNGWFWHKSESPKKLSKLLEIYYNSVGRNCVLLLNVPHNSTRLISEVDVKRLGDLRGAIDTIFSSNLAERCFIKVSSQRGGKGGGFGPENVLDSDHLWTYWAPKDGEKEEHWIEFRGRDKDKGLRFNVIRIQVAIELGQRIKRHEIYVDGKRVANGTTVGYKRLHRIEGGVVYGQIVRIRIKDSKGLPLIS, encoded by the exons ATGTCCTATTACTTTTCAGATTGGTTCTCCATGGTGAGGGAGTTACAGAGCTCCATTAACATATTCTCGGATGCTGATCCGGTTGTTAGATGGGTTGGCGATGAGCAAGGCTTCACCAGAAGCACAAGCTGGTCCACCATTAAt CGGAGTTCATTATCAATTGAGAATGCAAGCATTGAAGG TTATCTCAACACTGATGATCCACAAGGAACAGACTGGTTGCCGCCAGAATGTGACGTTTCGATAAGAAATGGATGGTTTTGGCACAAATCAGAGTCGCCTAAGAAGCTAAGCAAGCTACTTGAAATTTACTATAACTCGGTAGGAAGAAATTGTGTGCTGTTACTCAATGTGCCTCATAATTCAACCAGACTTATATCCGAAGTAGATGTGAAAAGACTTGGAGATTTGAGAGGTGCAATTGACACAATATTTTCTAGCAACTTAGCTGAAAGATGCTTCATCAAAGTGAGTAGCCAAAGAGGTGGCAAAGGAGGAGGTTTTGGACCTGAAAATGTGCTAgacagtgaccatttgtggacgTATTGGGCTCCAAAGGATGGTGAAAAAGAGGAGCATTGGATTGAATTTAGAGGCAGAGATAAAGATAAAGGATTGAGGTTCAATGTGATTAGGATTCAAGTGGCAATCGAGCTTGGCCAGAGAATCAAAAGGCATGAAATTTATGTGGATGGTAAGAGGGTTGCAAATGGAACCACTGTGGGGTACAAGAGGCTTCACAGAATTGAAGGGGGAGTAGTCTATGGCCAAATTGTCAGAATTAGAATTAAAGACTCAAAAGGGCTGCCTTTGATTTCTTGA